The Candidatus Kryptobacter tengchongensis genome contains a region encoding:
- a CDS encoding Predicted oxidoreductase: MKYKQLGQTEIQIPVITFGGWAIGGWYWGGTDEELAIKAIHKAIDLGMNCIDTAPVYGFGLGEEIVGKAIKGRRHEVIIATKCGLRWDKDEGEFFFDTYFNGKRYYVYKNARKNSIIEECERSLKRLNTDYIDIYQIHWPDKTTPIDESLEALTRLQEQGKIRAFGVSNFDVNLLKETLKYSRVESNQVKYSLVDRWIESELVPLCVENKISILAYSPLEQGLLTGKITMETEFKSGDLRKKQFWFQPENRKKILDALEKIKPIAREKNATLAQIVINWTFSQPGITTAIVGARNPEQVEENVGAVNLKLTEEEIQKIREAFTWDS, from the coding sequence ATGAAATACAAACAATTAGGACAAACAGAAATCCAAATCCCCGTTATAACCTTTGGCGGATGGGCAATCGGCGGATGGTATTGGGGCGGGACAGATGAAGAACTTGCAATCAAAGCAATTCATAAGGCAATTGATCTCGGGATGAACTGCATTGACACAGCTCCAGTTTATGGATTTGGCTTAGGGGAAGAAATAGTTGGCAAAGCAATAAAAGGTAGAAGACATGAAGTTATCATAGCTACGAAATGTGGTTTGCGCTGGGATAAAGATGAAGGTGAGTTTTTCTTTGACACTTATTTCAACGGGAAAAGATACTATGTCTATAAAAACGCGCGAAAAAATTCAATAATTGAAGAATGTGAGAGGAGTTTGAAGCGACTTAACACAGATTACATAGACATTTATCAGATTCACTGGCCTGATAAAACAACTCCAATTGATGAATCACTTGAGGCTTTGACACGACTTCAGGAACAAGGAAAAATAAGAGCCTTCGGGGTAAGTAATTTTGATGTAAACCTTCTAAAGGAAACACTAAAATATTCAAGGGTTGAAAGCAATCAGGTAAAATATAGCTTGGTGGATCGCTGGATAGAAAGCGAATTGGTGCCACTTTGCGTTGAAAATAAAATTTCAATCTTAGCGTATAGCCCACTTGAACAGGGACTTTTGACGGGCAAGATAACAATGGAGACGGAATTTAAAAGTGGCGATTTAAGAAAAAAACAATTTTGGTTTCAACCCGAAAACAGAAAGAAAATCCTTGATGCGCTTGAAAAAATAAAACCAATTGCAAGAGAAAAAAACGCAACACTTGCTCAAATTGTCATCAACTGGACATTCTCACAACCTGGCATTACAACAGCAATTGTTGGGGCAAGAAACCCAGAACAGGTTGAAGAAAATGTTGGAGCAGTGAATTTGAAACTCACAGAAGAAGAAATACAAAAGATAAGAGAAGCTTTCACATGGGATTCATAA
- a CDS encoding 1,4-dihydroxy-2-naphthoate prenyltransferase, with amino-acid sequence MQDNYRKYLETAKKIFEENKTLTLVSRGKDGKVWAGKVYFGEEDGYIYVALERGKNYNNIIENPNVFFVIEHGVPDRFIQGEGVAEVLGDITERPERSVIFRKAIELVVYAKKIPGVTLFRIRPTKLYISDFTEEWKPRIEIDVTDEVLKVFQTKLKTKYKFFKVAFRAIRPFAFPATIAPVLLGTFIAPHVSIPMFLLTFFGLILAHSAVNVLSDYFDYIRGADTWRVLGSSRVLVDGLMNPKHHLFFGISLLLLSLIIGFYFVFAIGNKILYFIIPGLILGIFYTAPPVGFKYRALGDLAVFLAFGPIMTLGVYYIQAKEISWLPVVLSIPIGLLTTAILHGNNFRDIKEDLEAGYKTLAGILGIKASSYYYTGLVVLAYLLMAYFIIKGYLPVASVISFITLPIALKNIKISFNQALVNFTFLDLLTAKLQLYFSSLLITGVILGKFLI; translated from the coding sequence ATGCAGGATAACTATAGGAAATATCTTGAGACAGCGAAGAAAATTTTTGAGGAAAACAAAACTTTAACTCTTGTAAGTCGGGGTAAGGATGGGAAAGTATGGGCAGGTAAAGTTTATTTCGGTGAGGAGGATGGGTATATTTATGTAGCGCTTGAAAGAGGGAAAAATTATAACAACATCATTGAAAATCCGAATGTGTTTTTTGTGATAGAGCATGGCGTTCCCGATAGATTTATTCAAGGCGAGGGTGTCGCTGAGGTGCTTGGGGATATAACTGAAAGACCAGAAAGGAGTGTAATTTTTAGGAAGGCAATTGAATTGGTTGTATATGCGAAGAAAATTCCCGGCGTTACGCTTTTTAGAATAAGACCGACTAAACTTTACATTTCTGATTTCACGGAGGAATGGAAACCAAGGATTGAAATTGATGTTACGGATGAGGTGTTAAAAGTTTTTCAAACTAAACTTAAGACAAAATATAAGTTTTTTAAAGTTGCGTTTAGAGCTATAAGACCTTTTGCATTTCCAGCAACCATTGCTCCCGTTTTGCTCGGAACTTTTATAGCTCCCCATGTTTCAATCCCAATGTTTCTTCTAACCTTCTTTGGTCTTATACTTGCTCATTCTGCTGTAAATGTTTTGAGCGATTATTTTGATTATATTCGTGGTGCTGATACATGGCGTGTGCTTGGCTCAAGCCGTGTCCTCGTTGATGGCTTGATGAATCCCAAGCATCATCTATTTTTTGGTATATCCTTGCTTTTGTTATCACTTATTATCGGATTTTATTTCGTTTTCGCAATTGGTAATAAAATTTTGTATTTCATAATTCCAGGTTTGATTCTTGGAATTTTTTATACTGCTCCACCTGTCGGGTTTAAATATAGAGCGCTTGGCGACCTTGCTGTTTTTCTTGCGTTCGGACCTATAATGACACTCGGAGTTTATTATATTCAGGCAAAGGAGATCTCCTGGCTTCCCGTTGTCTTATCAATCCCGATTGGTTTATTAACAACAGCAATTTTGCATGGAAATAATTTTAGAGATATAAAAGAAGATCTTGAAGCGGGATATAAAACACTAGCTGGAATTTTGGGAATCAAAGCATCAAGTTATTACTATACTGGGCTTGTTGTCCTTGCTTATTTGTTGATGGCTTATTTTATCATTAAAGGGTATCTCCCTGTTGCTTCGGTAATTTCATTTATAACTTTGCCAATCGCTTTGAAAAACATCAAAATTTCTTTCAACCAAGCACTTGTTAATTTTACATTTCTTGATCTGTTAACTGCTAAACTTCAACTTTATTTCTCATCCTTGTTAATCACAGGCGTAATTTTGGGAAAATTTTTGATTTAA
- a CDS encoding Peptidase family M1: MGFIKFFLPILILSTFSIAQRPGYFQQDVDYIMDVFLDTKTHKLTGKQIAIYHNNSPDTLWEIYYHLYLNAFRPGSSMQIRGDVIKNGLGERIRSLKPDEYGWTNVKFLKADDEDVDFEIFDTILRARLKKPLAPGHYVKLEMEFESQIPKQTRRNGRDNREGIDYSMAQWYPKICEYDFEGWHADQYIEREFYGVWGNFDVKITLPSDYLVGATGVIQNPAEVMCGYELGAVDTVIFPQQWKKDLKTDLKTWHFKAEKVHDFAWVADRDYIHEITWLTLEDDTVIVHLLYQPDVYMLWREAGKFTKEIIKFYSEWFYKYPYKSFTVAQAGDGGMEYPMLIMITGRRGRTSMIGILAHEIGHNWFYGLIGNNESKEAWIDEGGASFVTPRVFKKLLGEKWSESFGIYKLLIPESDIFGGYRNYIRFSQFGYEEPVLFHSDFFRESTTYTNAVYGKGASIFDMLEYVIGDSVFDLVMKEFFKEWSFKHPTTKDFEKIAEKISGMELDWFFDQWLKTTRKCDYAIENFSGKWVRENGSEKYKIKVKLRNCGQIVMPVDLYIYFEDETYQKVIIPLDLQLKPKQEPNAIILPPWFWVNPVYEFELSFDKKVKMLEIDSRLKLRDVNRLNNRTGAFNKVRIRLLEQTQLNPPLERYWFSIRPSIWFAQRDGARLGAFTNGAYLFDYYATKLGIWFNTKTKNFDYFINYRNNTFPILGRLSGFQIEIFKLHGLRRLYFEIFKDIRPFYLTIPPFYNISLFFEHTMLVENKMPFANLRWDSGKFNALGLTAGITHTIGSTSLYGTFTLKTTSSNSSKNFTKFSIEVKQNTILSKFEFATRFYFVNSYGQIPSQEKFYFVANPHEQFLNQSFRMIYLINEKFSDRARLFLKGGLNLRGYFDRTDTWVEKGGSLSFDLTFLTLRNFPPLGQIKFSAFGDIGIMKTGELSPPLVQPLEDTTKDYVILYHSGLKYDYGFEIKFQPFTFIPSIAENLIASFNRLSVNMIFPIGLTYEKPRLRWAIEIKVEK, from the coding sequence ATGGGATTCATAAAGTTTTTTCTCCCTATTCTCATCTTATCAACTTTTTCCATTGCTCAAAGACCCGGTTATTTTCAACAAGATGTTGATTATATAATGGATGTTTTTCTTGACACGAAAACACATAAACTCACTGGCAAACAAATAGCAATTTATCATAATAACTCTCCTGATACACTTTGGGAGATTTATTACCATCTATACTTAAATGCATTCAGACCGGGCAGTTCAATGCAAATTCGTGGTGATGTCATTAAAAATGGGCTTGGGGAAAGAATTAGGTCGCTGAAACCTGATGAATACGGCTGGACAAATGTTAAGTTTTTAAAAGCTGATGATGAAGATGTTGATTTTGAAATTTTTGATACAATTTTAAGAGCAAGGCTTAAAAAACCCCTTGCCCCCGGTCATTATGTTAAACTTGAAATGGAATTTGAATCTCAAATTCCAAAGCAAACAAGAAGAAACGGCAGGGATAATCGCGAGGGTATTGATTACAGCATGGCTCAATGGTATCCCAAAATTTGCGAGTATGATTTTGAGGGTTGGCATGCGGATCAATACATTGAGCGTGAATTTTATGGGGTATGGGGAAACTTTGATGTCAAGATAACTCTGCCATCAGATTATCTCGTTGGAGCAACAGGTGTAATTCAGAATCCAGCTGAGGTCATGTGCGGATATGAACTCGGCGCTGTTGATACAGTGATATTCCCACAGCAATGGAAAAAAGATTTAAAGACGGATTTAAAAACATGGCATTTCAAAGCTGAAAAAGTGCACGATTTTGCCTGGGTTGCGGATAGGGATTACATCCACGAAATCACATGGCTGACGCTTGAAGATGATACTGTTATAGTCCATCTTCTCTATCAACCAGATGTCTATATGCTCTGGCGTGAGGCAGGAAAGTTTACAAAGGAAATAATAAAATTCTACAGTGAATGGTTCTACAAGTATCCTTATAAAAGTTTCACAGTTGCGCAAGCAGGCGACGGTGGGATGGAATACCCAATGCTTATAATGATAACTGGACGCCGTGGGAGAACAAGCATGATTGGAATTCTTGCACATGAAATCGGGCATAATTGGTTTTATGGTTTGATTGGAAACAATGAATCAAAAGAGGCGTGGATAGATGAAGGTGGCGCAAGCTTTGTAACCCCGAGGGTTTTTAAAAAATTGCTCGGTGAAAAATGGAGTGAATCTTTTGGAATTTATAAATTGCTAATTCCAGAATCGGATATCTTTGGCGGTTATAGAAACTACATAAGATTTTCCCAATTTGGTTATGAAGAGCCTGTGCTTTTTCATTCAGATTTCTTTCGGGAATCAACGACCTATACCAATGCTGTCTATGGCAAGGGTGCTTCTATTTTTGATATGCTTGAATATGTAATCGGGGATAGCGTATTTGACCTTGTTATGAAGGAATTTTTCAAAGAGTGGAGTTTTAAACATCCAACAACGAAGGATTTTGAAAAAATCGCCGAAAAAATAAGTGGAATGGAACTTGATTGGTTTTTTGATCAATGGCTCAAAACCACGAGAAAGTGTGATTATGCTATTGAAAATTTCTCTGGGAAATGGGTGCGTGAAAATGGTAGCGAAAAATATAAAATCAAAGTTAAATTGCGCAACTGTGGTCAAATAGTTATGCCAGTTGACCTTTACATTTATTTTGAAGATGAAACTTATCAAAAAGTTATAATTCCGCTTGATCTTCAACTCAAACCCAAACAAGAACCTAACGCAATTATCCTTCCGCCATGGTTTTGGGTTAACCCCGTTTACGAATTTGAACTTTCATTTGATAAAAAAGTGAAAATGCTTGAAATTGACAGTAGATTGAAATTAAGAGATGTTAACAGGTTAAACAATAGAACAGGTGCTTTCAACAAGGTTCGGATAAGATTACTTGAACAAACCCAATTAAACCCACCTCTTGAAAGATATTGGTTTAGTATAAGACCATCAATTTGGTTTGCACAAAGAGATGGAGCAAGACTTGGAGCTTTTACAAATGGAGCTTACCTTTTTGATTATTATGCGACAAAACTTGGTATATGGTTCAACACGAAGACTAAAAATTTTGATTACTTTATAAACTATCGCAACAACACCTTTCCAATACTTGGAAGGTTAAGCGGTTTTCAAATTGAAATTTTCAAACTTCATGGTCTGAGAAGGCTTTATTTTGAAATCTTCAAAGATATAAGACCATTTTACCTGACAATTCCACCATTTTACAATATCTCACTGTTTTTTGAACATACCATGCTCGTTGAGAACAAGATGCCTTTTGCAAATCTACGATGGGACTCAGGAAAGTTCAATGCACTTGGGCTTACAGCTGGGATAACTCACACAATTGGTAGCACATCTTTATATGGAACTTTTACCTTAAAAACCACTTCATCAAACAGTTCTAAAAATTTTACAAAGTTTTCAATTGAAGTAAAACAAAATACGATTTTAAGCAAATTTGAGTTCGCAACGAGATTTTACTTTGTGAATTCTTATGGTCAAATTCCATCGCAAGAAAAGTTCTATTTCGTCGCAAATCCACACGAGCAATTTTTAAATCAATCCTTTAGGATGATTTACTTAATCAATGAGAAATTTTCCGATAGGGCAAGGTTGTTCTTAAAAGGTGGTTTGAATTTAAGGGGTTATTTTGACAGAACTGACACATGGGTTGAAAAAGGCGGAAGTTTGAGTTTTGACTTAACATTTTTAACGCTGAGAAATTTCCCGCCCCTCGGGCAGATAAAATTTTCTGCCTTCGGAGATATAGGTATTATGAAAACGGGGGAATTATCACCACCTTTGGTACAACCCCTAGAAGATACAACAAAGGATTATGTGATTTTATATCATTCTGGACTTAAATATGACTATGGTTTTGAAATTAAATTTCAACCTTTTACATTTATTCCATCCATCGCTGAAAATTTAATCGCGAGTTTTAACAGATTGAGCGTAAATATGATATTTCCGATTGGCCTAACTTATGAGAAACCGAGATTGAGATGGGCTATTGAAATAAAAGTTGAAAAATGA
- a CDS encoding Cupin domain-containing protein, whose amino-acid sequence MPLFIERGKWLGKEEKEIKKEWQERGFTSDIWVDPPGQRWENFIHDTDELVTPLNVTLEIECEGEVAELNPGDEWFIPRGAVHSVRNKSDRVAYWLYGYNISKTNA is encoded by the coding sequence ATGCCGTTGTTCATTGAAAGAGGAAAATGGCTTGGTAAAGAAGAGAAAGAAATTAAAAAAGAATGGCAAGAGCGTGGATTTACAAGCGATATATGGGTTGACCCTCCAGGACAAAGGTGGGAAAATTTCATACACGACACCGATGAACTTGTCACACCACTAAATGTCACACTTGAAATTGAATGTGAGGGTGAAGTAGCAGAGTTAAATCCAGGTGACGAATGGTTCATTCCAAGAGGTGCGGTTCATTCAGTTAGAAACAAAAGTGACAGAGTTGCATATTGGCTTTACGGATACAATATATCAAAAACAAATGCGTGA